The nucleotide sequence ATTTCGAGGTGATGAAATTTCGCGATCGCCAAAAAAAATCTGACCGCCTTTGTAAGACGACACTCAAAGTCATTGCTAAAGAATGTGAAGATAAGTTAAGTGAGAATAATGATCAGAAGTACTTTCTTAAATTTTGTACAAATCAGCTCGAACTTAATGAAAAAGAGCTGGTCGATATGCACTATAATCAAAAGATGACCATTAAAAGTATTAACGATCACTTTGGAGAAAGAGGAAAAAAAATCTATCGTGCTTTTGAGCGTATTCGCTTTAAGCTCTTCAAATGTATGGAAAAAACTCGTGAGGATGAGGCTGGAATATGAGAAAATTTGACGAAACACGTACTCAGCATCTTATCTCTGCTTTGATTGATGAAAATATCTCAGCCGAAGAAATGAAGGAACTTAATGAACTGCTTCAAGATTCACCCGAAGCTCTTAATATGTACCTCAGTATGACTCAAGTTGATATGGAGATGCATCAGGATACGAGCTTGTTAAGTCATTATTCTGATTTAAAACCACAAGTCAAAGAAGATCTGCCTGAGACGCTTGATCGTCTCAAAAAGAGCTTAAGACTCTTTCAGCTTGTTGCGGCTTTTCTTCTTGCTTTTATCGCTATAAATTACCTAGTGCTCCGTAACCAGCCAATGAAGGAAGAGGTGAATGGTAGTTCACCTGGTGTTCTTGCGCATATTTTAAAGCTTTCAGAGGATATAAAATGGAGTAAAGCAAAGGCTAAGGTAGGTGACCCAATAGGTGAAGAAGTATTGATCATCCAGAAAGGATCGATAAACCTAAAATATGAGAATGGCGCAGAAATTAAACTTGTTGGCCCCGCAGAATATAAATTGCACGACCAGGATTCTGCCACTCTAAGTTATGGTCAGTTGGCAGCTCGTATTCCGGAAGCCGCACAGGGTTTTACGATTGATGCACCCAAAGCCCTTATTACAGATTTAGGTACTGAGTTTGCCCTTAATGTTAATAAGCAGGGAGAAAGTAAAATATTTGTTTACGAAGGCGAAGTCGTAGGGGCCTTGTTGGGGCCGGATGGCAACACTTTAAAACATAGCAACCTCTATGCTAAAGATGCTGTAAGCATAGATTCAAGGAGTGGTACACTTAAAACTCTTAAAGATACAAAAAACTTTATTCGTATTGCGGAAAGCCCAGAAGCTTCGCTGCATATAAATCAGTCTTATGTTGATGCCGTACATAATTCAGACCCTATTGCGTACTGGCGCTTTAATACTGAAGATACAGAACTCATTACAAACGAAATGAGCACATCTTATTCAGGGGCACTCACGGGAAAAGCAAAAATAGAAAATGGTTTCTTAGTTTTCGATAAAGGTACAAAGGGGGCTTTTGTTGTTGATGAACCCATTCAAAACATCAATAGCCAAGGACATTCTATTGAGATGTGGGTCAAGCCGCTAGAGCGCTCTAAAGATATGATGGCACTGGCATCGCTCGTGGCCCTAGGGAAACCTAAAAATAATGAAACAGTTAAGCACCTGGCCTATTTTGGGCTTACTCCTCAAAAGTCATTCAATCGTCACAGTCCTTTTAATTTCTGGTTTGCTTCACGTTTTCCTGCGAGATCGGGAAATTATGGAGTCAACTGTTATGCCAATCAGGATTACAAAGGGCAGCATTGGTACCATCTCGTTTGCATTAAAAATAAAAATAGTTTGGATATTTATGTCAATGGCCAATTGGCCAACAGTGTTCAACATGAACTAGGAAGTGGAGATAAGGCTTATCAGTTTTTTGTTGGTCAAATGGATTTTCATAAAAACTCCTGGCAATTACACGGTAGTATTGACGAAGTCGCACTCTATGACCGTCCTTTAAGCGCCCGTGAAATAGAGACTCATTACCAAAGCATGTTAGAAAAATAATATTTTTTTAGCCGCTAGGTGGGAATCGCTCTTAAAAACACGGGATATATAACAAAGAGATTTTAAATAACCTTATAGTCGGAGCCCAAAATCTATGTTTACAAGACTCATGTTTGTTGCTGCATTATCCTGTAGTAATCTAATAGCCAAAGAAATAAATTTTAATCGTGATATACTCCCGATTTTATCTGATCGCTGCTTTGCCTGTCATGGTCCAGATGGCGGTGAATTTGGTGAGAAATGGAAAGCTGGCCTACGCCTCGATACTCCCGAAGGGGCCTTGGCAAACTTGAGAGAAGTGAAGTACCAAGTTCAAACAGCAAAGCGCTTGAGCCAAGGTTTAAAAGCCAAAGAGAAGCCAAGCTCAAAGCGCTATGCAATGATTCCAGGCAATGCGGAAGAATCCTCTTTAATTGAACGGATAATGACCGATGATGAGGATGATATTATGCCTCCTTTGGATTCTCATCTAAAGCTTTCTTTACAGGAAAAAGACTTGCTCCGTCAATGGATTGCGGAAGGCGCAAAATATGATATTCATTGGTCATTCAAAGCTCCCGAAAAAGCGGCCTTGCCTGAGATTGAAAATACTTCTTGGCCTAGGAATGAAATTGATACTCACGTACTCGCCCAATTAGAAAAACGAGAATTAAAGCCTGCGCCAGAAGCAGAGAAACGCACTTGGTTACGCCGAGTTTCACAAGATATAAGTGGCTTGCCACCAACAATCTCACAAATAAAAGACTTCCTTGAAGATCAGTCGCCCAAGGCCTATGAAAAAGTGGTCGATCGCTTGCTTAAGAGTTCTGACTACGCGGAACGAATGACCAATATTTGGATGGATAATGCGCGTTATGCCGATAGCAATGGCTACCAATTTGATAATGCTCGAACGATGTGGCCCTGGCGCGATTGGGTGATTAAAGCCTTTGCCGAGAATAAAGCTTGGGATGAATTTGTTAGTGAGCAAGTCGCAGGAGATTTATTTCCTAAAGCAAGCCAAGATCAAGTCATAGCCACGGGTTTTAACCGCAATCACGGCTATTCCATTGAAGGAGGGATTATTGATGAAGAGTACCGCGTTGATTATGCCAAGGACAAAACGCATACCTTTGGCACCTTGTTTCTCGGCCTCACCATGGAGTGCACCAGTTGCCACGATCATAAATATGATCCCCTCACCATGAAAGATTATTATTCACTCTATGCCTTTTTTAACCAATCCAGTGAAAAGGGTGCGCCGGGAGAATCAGGGCGTAAGCAAAAATCTGCGGCACCATTTATCTCCATAAAAACAAAAGATGGCGAAAAGAACTCCTTACGAGTCATGATCATGAAGGATGAAAAACGTGATACCTTCATTCTGCAGCAAGGCCTCTATGATAAACCGGGTGAAAAAGTAAGTGCGGAAACTCCCGCGGTCTTAGCTTCATTTAAAGGCTACGAAAAAAATCGTTTAGGTCTCGCAAAGTGGTTAAAGTCACCAGAAAATCCTCTTTTTGCTCGCGTCACCGTGAATCGTATTTGGCACCAATTTTTTGGTCGCGGCATTGTTAAGAGTGTCGATAATTTTGGTCTTCAGGGCGATACTCCCACTCATCCAGCTTTACTCGATAGCTTAGCGGTAGATTTCCGCGAAAATAATTGGGACCTACATCAGCTCATTCGAAAAATTGTTTTATCCGCCACTTATCGCCAAGATTCTAGCTTTCGTAAAAATATCGAGGACCCTGAAAATCGCTTATTGGCAAGGGGCCCAAGCTTTCGTTTAGCGGCTGAACTGATCCGTGATCAAGCCCTCGCCGTGAGTGGACTGATGAATAAAAAAGTGGGCGGCCCTAGTGTGATGCCTTATCAAGCTGCTGGTGTTTGGGAGGACTTAAATGCGCCAAAATCACATGCTGAAACTTATAAGCAGGCTAATGGAGATGATCTCTATCGCAAGAGCTTATACACTTATTGGCGTCGAGCAGCGCTACACCCTGTGATGGCGGTTTTTGATGCCCCGAGTCGCGATGTTTGCGCAGTCTCAAGAGAATTAACCAATACTCCTTTGCAGGCCTTAGTTAGTCTACATGATCCCACTTTTATTGAGGCGGCACGTTGTTTGGCCGAGCAATCCATTGTCAGTCCAAAGCCCATAGACTTAGCTTTTCAAAGCGTCTTATCACGCACGGCCAGTCCAAAAGAGCTCAGGCTTTTAAAACAATATTATGCTGTGCGCTTAAAGCATTATCAAAATAATCAGGCTGCACTGGAGCGTTTGCTCAAAGTAGGGAAGAAAGAAGTCAAGTACCAAGGGGATCTGGCGCCTTTAGCAGCACTTACAGATTGTTGTCATGCCATTTTTAATTTGAGCGAAACGATCACGAGGAATTAGCATGAAAGAACTTGAAGCTACATTACACAAAATGAATCGTCGTCAAGCCTTAAAAATGTCTGCGGGTGGCTTGGGTTATATGGCCTTGGGGGATTTATTGGCCAAAGAAAGTCCAAGCGCACTGCAAGCTCATCACAAGCCTAAAGCGAAGCGAGTGATTTACCTCTTTCAATCAGGAGGTCCCTCACAGATCGATATGTTTGATCCAAAACCCATGCTCAATAAATTTCATGGCCAGGATATCTTTAAATTTGTGAAGCAGAATGGTCGCCTCACTGGTTTTAACGATAAGCATAAAGTGCACCCGCTCATTAAGAGTAAGTATAGCTTCAAGAAATATGGTCAGTCGGGTTCCTGGGTGAGTGAATTACTCCCTCACATGAGTGGAGTGATGGATGATGTCTGTACGATTCGTAGTGTTAGTACCAAGCCCGTGAATCACGACCCCGCCATGACCTTTATGCAAACGGGGCACAACCTCCCCGGACGCCCGAGTATTGGTTCGTGGTTGAGTTATGGCTTGGGCTCTATGAATAAAAATTTACCTGATTATGTCGTCTTGGTTTCCAAGGGTGATTTAGGCAATATGCAGCCTTTAAATTCTCGCCTTTGGGGCAATGGGTTTTTGCCTGGTCGTTATCAAGGCGTACGACTGCGTTCGGGAAAGGATCCCGTTTTATACCTCAAGGATCCTGCGGGCAAAACGCTCAAAGACGAGCGTCAATTACTCGATGTCATTAATGAGCTCAATGAAGAGGAATTCCAACGTCATGCCAACCCTGCAGTAGAAACGCGAATCTCGCAATATGAGATGGCATTTCGCATGCAGAGCTCGGTTCCCGACTTAAGTGATCTCTCGGATGAGCCAGCATCGACTTTTAAACTCTATGGTGAAGAGGCCCGCAAGCCCGGAACTTATGCCTTTAATTGCCTGATGGCGAGAAGATTAGCCGAGCGCGATGTACGCTTTGTACAGCTCTATCATTCGGGTTGGGATCATCACTTTAATTTACCTGCACATTTACCCAAGCGCTGTCGCGAAACAGATCAAGCCACGGCGGCACTAATAACTGACCTCAAGCAACGTGGCTTACTCGACGATACCATAGTCGTTTGGGGCGGTGAGTTTGGCCGGACGGCCTTTAGTCAGGATGGTAAAACCCCCGTTTCTTATGGTCGTGATCATCATGCCAATTGTTTTACAAAAATTGTTGCTGGCGGAGGTTTTAAAGCAGGCTTAAACTATGGCCAAACTGATGAGTTTGGCTATAATGTAGTCAAGGATGAAGTTCCCGTACACGACCTTCATGCCACGATCCTACATCAATTGGGACTCGATCATGAACGTCTCACTTATTTATCGCAAGGACGTCGCTACCGCCTTACCGATGTCCATGGCCATGTAGTCAAAGATTTACTAATTTGAATAAAAAGGCTGTTAAATGAAATTTTTATCTCTCTATTTTTTACTGAGCCTCATGATCGGCTCATTGCTTCAAGCGGAGCAAAAAACCGTCGTGCTTACTTTTGATGATTCGGTCAAGAGTCAGGCGGAATTTGTCGCACCACTTCTAAAAAAACACGGTTTTAATGCCACTTTCTTTATCACTGAGGGCTTTTCCTTCCACAAGAGAAAAGACCTCTACATGACTTGGGCGCAGATTAAACAACTCCATGATCAGGGCTTTGAGATCGGCAATCATACCAAGAGTCACCGCAGTGTAAAAAAAATGAGTGCAGAACAATTGCGCAAATCACTTGAGCATATAGAAAATCAATGTAAAAAGCATGGCATTCCTAAGCCCATTTCCTTTTGTTACCCTGGATATGCCACCGCGCCCAAGGCCTTAAAAATCTTGCAGGAAAAGGGCTATCGCTTTGCTCGTGCGGGTGGTGCCAAAGCTAGCGAGCCCGACACAGATCATCACTTGCTCTTGCCTCAGGCCTTTGACGGCAAGCCAGCAAGTACTTTGGAGCAATTTAAAAAGGCAGTGGATCAAGCCGATTCCAAGCATATTCCCATTTTAACTTTTCACGGGGTTCCCGACTTAGAACACCCCTGGGTGACTACAAGTCCAGAAAAATTCAAAGCCTACATGAAGTACTTAAAGGATAATGATTTTAAGGTGATTTCTCTTAGGGATTACCCTCTTAAGAATTAGTGTTTTAGAATGTCTTTTTTTAGAGCTTCCATTGTTTAAACTCTCGTATTTAGTTTCCCTTATTCATAATCAATTAGCGGAATAAAGTATAAAAAAACAATAATTTTCGCATATTCAGTACAAGAATTAGATGCCTTATGAAAATACCTTTGTTAGGATATTTCAATGAATGAATTTTTTTTGCTTTTTTGAGTGATTTTTTTCATTATTCTCCTATCTTATCTGGTCGGTATTTTCATTGCACAGACCTGACAAACACAATCGCAAGAAAAAATTTCGTCTCAATATGGCTGAATGTGATGATGGCGCGTAGCGCAAGCGCAAGGGAAAGTTCATTAAAAGTAGTGAAACATCTATATTTTTAAAATTTTGATGGGAAAAGCTTTTAAAATACAGGGATATTTAATTGGAAGCTTTATAATCAAATTAATGAAAAATCAGAGAATTGTTTTATGAACAAGCAACATGACAAATTTGCACTGCTACTGGGGCAAAATAAGTCAGATTTAAGGCAGTATATTTATTCGCTTTGTCATAACAATACTGATACGGAAGATATTCTACAGGAAACTTCTTCAGCTCTGTGGCGGAAATTTGATAGCTATGACCCTAAACAGGCCTTTATTTACTGGGCGCTTCGCTTTGCTTATTTCGAAGTTATGAAATTTCGCGATC is from Lentisphaera profundi and encodes:
- a CDS encoding polysaccharide deacetylase family protein translates to MKFLSLYFLLSLMIGSLLQAEQKTVVLTFDDSVKSQAEFVAPLLKKHGFNATFFITEGFSFHKRKDLYMTWAQIKQLHDQGFEIGNHTKSHRSVKKMSAEQLRKSLEHIENQCKKHGIPKPISFCYPGYATAPKALKILQEKGYRFARAGGAKASEPDTDHHLLLPQAFDGKPASTLEQFKKAVDQADSKHIPILTFHGVPDLEHPWVTTSPEKFKAYMKYLKDNDFKVISLRDYPLKN
- a CDS encoding LamG-like jellyroll fold domain-containing protein, which codes for MRKFDETRTQHLISALIDENISAEEMKELNELLQDSPEALNMYLSMTQVDMEMHQDTSLLSHYSDLKPQVKEDLPETLDRLKKSLRLFQLVAAFLLAFIAINYLVLRNQPMKEEVNGSSPGVLAHILKLSEDIKWSKAKAKVGDPIGEEVLIIQKGSINLKYENGAEIKLVGPAEYKLHDQDSATLSYGQLAARIPEAAQGFTIDAPKALITDLGTEFALNVNKQGESKIFVYEGEVVGALLGPDGNTLKHSNLYAKDAVSIDSRSGTLKTLKDTKNFIRIAESPEASLHINQSYVDAVHNSDPIAYWRFNTEDTELITNEMSTSYSGALTGKAKIENGFLVFDKGTKGAFVVDEPIQNINSQGHSIEMWVKPLERSKDMMALASLVALGKPKNNETVKHLAYFGLTPQKSFNRHSPFNFWFASRFPARSGNYGVNCYANQDYKGQHWYHLVCIKNKNSLDIYVNGQLANSVQHELGSGDKAYQFFVGQMDFHKNSWQLHGSIDEVALYDRPLSAREIETHYQSMLEK
- a CDS encoding PSD1 and planctomycete cytochrome C domain-containing protein, translated to MFTRLMFVAALSCSNLIAKEINFNRDILPILSDRCFACHGPDGGEFGEKWKAGLRLDTPEGALANLREVKYQVQTAKRLSQGLKAKEKPSSKRYAMIPGNAEESSLIERIMTDDEDDIMPPLDSHLKLSLQEKDLLRQWIAEGAKYDIHWSFKAPEKAALPEIENTSWPRNEIDTHVLAQLEKRELKPAPEAEKRTWLRRVSQDISGLPPTISQIKDFLEDQSPKAYEKVVDRLLKSSDYAERMTNIWMDNARYADSNGYQFDNARTMWPWRDWVIKAFAENKAWDEFVSEQVAGDLFPKASQDQVIATGFNRNHGYSIEGGIIDEEYRVDYAKDKTHTFGTLFLGLTMECTSCHDHKYDPLTMKDYYSLYAFFNQSSEKGAPGESGRKQKSAAPFISIKTKDGEKNSLRVMIMKDEKRDTFILQQGLYDKPGEKVSAETPAVLASFKGYEKNRLGLAKWLKSPENPLFARVTVNRIWHQFFGRGIVKSVDNFGLQGDTPTHPALLDSLAVDFRENNWDLHQLIRKIVLSATYRQDSSFRKNIEDPENRLLARGPSFRLAAELIRDQALAVSGLMNKKVGGPSVMPYQAAGVWEDLNAPKSHAETYKQANGDDLYRKSLYTYWRRAALHPVMAVFDAPSRDVCAVSRELTNTPLQALVSLHDPTFIEAARCLAEQSIVSPKPIDLAFQSVLSRTASPKELRLLKQYYAVRLKHYQNNQAALERLLKVGKKEVKYQGDLAPLAALTDCCHAIFNLSETITRN
- a CDS encoding sigma-70 family RNA polymerase sigma factor yields the protein MNKQHDKFALLLGQNKSDLRQYIYSLCHNNADTEDILQETSSALWRKFESYDPKQAFIYWALRFAYFEVMKFRDRQKKSDRLCKTTLKVIAKECEDKLSENNDQKYFLKFCTNQLELNEKELVDMHYNQKMTIKSINDHFGERGKKIYRAFERIRFKLFKCMEKTREDEAGI
- a CDS encoding DUF1501 domain-containing protein, whose translation is MKELEATLHKMNRRQALKMSAGGLGYMALGDLLAKESPSALQAHHKPKAKRVIYLFQSGGPSQIDMFDPKPMLNKFHGQDIFKFVKQNGRLTGFNDKHKVHPLIKSKYSFKKYGQSGSWVSELLPHMSGVMDDVCTIRSVSTKPVNHDPAMTFMQTGHNLPGRPSIGSWLSYGLGSMNKNLPDYVVLVSKGDLGNMQPLNSRLWGNGFLPGRYQGVRLRSGKDPVLYLKDPAGKTLKDERQLLDVINELNEEEFQRHANPAVETRISQYEMAFRMQSSVPDLSDLSDEPASTFKLYGEEARKPGTYAFNCLMARRLAERDVRFVQLYHSGWDHHFNLPAHLPKRCRETDQATAALITDLKQRGLLDDTIVVWGGEFGRTAFSQDGKTPVSYGRDHHANCFTKIVAGGGFKAGLNYGQTDEFGYNVVKDEVPVHDLHATILHQLGLDHERLTYLSQGRRYRLTDVHGHVVKDLLI